A single window of Methylacidimicrobium sp. AP8 DNA harbors:
- a CDS encoding efflux RND transporter permease subunit has protein sequence MNLPELAIRRPVAAWMLMAALVFFGILCLFSLGISRLPDVTYPVLTVVAQWPGASPEVMEAEVVDPLEEVLMSVQGIRDVTSTIMQGVARIQLDFRLDRDIDAALQETNAKIRSVRLPYNVDPPVIYKVNQNDSPILWLAVTWDRPLKDIIRYVDTRIRDKFSLVRGVGDIQLGGWTDRNFRVWLDRNKLAQYQVAPNDVLNLFRAEYQETASGYLESADNEINVRVMGEVGSPEEMGGLALNHRGGAGGANLPPLTGIASAQGGMAGTAGATSFATNTLSNVRGPADSFTPLAQIARPEDGIMDPRRFARSDGVPSVGLGLQKLRGYNEIEVAKSAKRIMAELEPDLPPGMHIGTRYDSSVFTEEAIRETAFTLLFSIGVTTLVCLVFLGSFRTTVNVLFSIPISILGSFIFCKAMGFTLNFFTLLALSMAVGIVIDDSIMVLENITRHHRMGKSPERSALEGTREIFFAAAAATLTIVSVFAPIAFLGGVVGKFLFQFGAMISCAVLISLLEALTLAPMRCAEFVSGSRGPGPVEDRLELLYQEMSARYRSFLGVALRHRWLVVLASLGLFLLSLRVFPQLHRELSPSEDLGMALLRIETPVGSSLEYTSNRVQELETFLQSQPTVAHFFTTVGGYSGGEVNRGAIFVTLKPRKERKERLQEIIRVWRKEFRKPVYSDLHIKVIDISQSAFSSKRGTNIELSLRGSDFGVLQAKADAIVHQMEATGYYTDLDTDYRAGMPELEVVPDRQKAADSNVSMQTLADVIASSIGGMRQGQYTNREDNRRYDVRIRLEPHQWREPEDVADVPLWSGYGGEMIRIKDIAELRVVPKLLDITRENRRRAITLFANVKPEVSQAKALDAALAICRKELPPGYDVEPTGSSQTAKETFASFPVSFALGILLAYMLLGAQFNSFLYPLVVLVAIPFSLTGALQGLYLTGMSLNIYSGIGIILLMGLAMKNSILLVEFFNKKRFEEALPLPEALLDAAAIRLRPILMTSLATIAAALPAALGVGPGAEVRKPLAIAVIGGILVSTLFTLFVVPCVYSLLAPLSRRKRLEEVEAELAKSGDLA, from the coding sequence GTGAACCTGCCCGAGCTGGCCATCCGAAGACCCGTCGCCGCGTGGATGCTCATGGCAGCCCTGGTCTTTTTCGGCATCCTCTGCCTTTTTTCCCTCGGGATCAGCCGGCTTCCGGATGTGACCTACCCGGTGTTGACCGTCGTCGCCCAGTGGCCCGGCGCCTCGCCCGAGGTGATGGAGGCGGAGGTCGTCGATCCGTTGGAAGAGGTGCTCATGTCGGTCCAGGGGATCCGGGACGTGACGAGCACGATCATGCAGGGCGTGGCGCGGATCCAGCTCGACTTCCGCTTGGACCGGGACATCGACGCGGCCCTACAGGAGACCAATGCCAAGATCCGGTCGGTGCGGCTCCCCTACAATGTCGATCCCCCCGTCATCTACAAGGTGAACCAGAACGACTCCCCGATCCTCTGGCTCGCGGTTACCTGGGACCGGCCCTTGAAGGACATCATCCGGTACGTCGACACGCGGATCCGCGACAAGTTCTCCCTGGTGCGGGGCGTCGGCGACATCCAGCTCGGCGGATGGACGGATCGGAACTTTCGCGTCTGGCTCGACCGGAACAAGCTGGCGCAATATCAAGTCGCTCCCAACGACGTGCTCAATCTTTTCCGGGCCGAATACCAGGAGACCGCTTCCGGCTACCTGGAAAGCGCCGATAACGAGATCAACGTTAGGGTGATGGGTGAAGTCGGGTCTCCCGAGGAGATGGGCGGCTTGGCGCTCAACCATCGGGGGGGGGCGGGCGGCGCCAATCTTCCGCCGTTGACCGGCATCGCTTCCGCGCAAGGGGGGATGGCCGGAACCGCGGGGGCGACCAGCTTTGCGACAAACACGCTTAGCAACGTGCGGGGCCCGGCGGACTCCTTTACACCTCTGGCCCAGATCGCACGGCCGGAGGACGGAATCATGGACCCGCGCCGCTTCGCCCGGAGCGACGGAGTTCCCTCGGTCGGCTTGGGCCTGCAAAAGCTGCGCGGATACAACGAGATCGAGGTGGCCAAATCCGCGAAGCGGATCATGGCGGAGCTTGAGCCCGACTTGCCGCCCGGGATGCACATCGGCACTCGCTACGATTCTTCGGTATTCACGGAGGAGGCGATTCGGGAGACCGCCTTTACACTCCTCTTCTCGATCGGGGTCACCACCCTGGTCTGCCTCGTATTCCTGGGCTCCTTCCGCACTACGGTGAACGTCCTCTTCTCGATCCCGATCTCGATCCTGGGAAGCTTCATCTTCTGCAAGGCGATGGGCTTTACGCTCAACTTCTTCACACTTCTGGCCCTCTCCATGGCGGTCGGCATCGTGATCGACGATTCGATCATGGTCCTGGAGAACATCACCCGCCACCACCGCATGGGGAAGAGCCCGGAGCGATCCGCGCTCGAGGGAACCCGCGAGATCTTTTTTGCGGCCGCCGCGGCCACACTGACCATCGTTTCGGTCTTCGCCCCGATCGCCTTCTTGGGGGGTGTCGTAGGGAAGTTCCTCTTCCAGTTCGGGGCGATGATCTCCTGCGCGGTCCTCATCTCTCTCTTGGAGGCGCTCACGCTCGCCCCGATGCGCTGCGCCGAGTTCGTGAGCGGCTCCCGCGGCCCGGGACCGGTGGAAGACCGGCTCGAGCTTCTCTACCAGGAAATGAGCGCGCGCTATCGGAGCTTCCTCGGCGTCGCTCTCCGCCACCGGTGGCTTGTCGTCCTTGCTTCCCTCGGCCTCTTCTTGCTCTCGCTCCGCGTTTTCCCCCAGCTCCACCGGGAGCTTTCCCCTTCCGAAGATCTCGGCATGGCCCTGCTCCGGATCGAGACGCCGGTGGGGAGCTCGCTCGAGTACACCAGCAATCGGGTCCAGGAGCTGGAGACTTTTCTCCAGAGCCAGCCGACGGTCGCCCACTTCTTCACCACCGTGGGCGGGTATTCGGGAGGCGAGGTGAACCGCGGAGCGATCTTTGTGACCCTCAAGCCGCGGAAAGAGAGGAAGGAGCGGCTTCAGGAGATTATCCGCGTGTGGCGGAAGGAGTTCCGGAAGCCTGTCTACAGCGACCTGCACATCAAGGTGATCGACATCAGCCAGAGCGCCTTCAGCAGCAAGCGCGGCACCAACATCGAGCTTTCGCTGCGCGGTTCGGATTTCGGCGTGTTGCAAGCGAAGGCGGACGCCATCGTCCATCAGATGGAGGCGACGGGGTATTACACGGACCTGGACACCGACTACCGGGCGGGGATGCCCGAGCTTGAGGTGGTGCCGGACCGGCAAAAAGCGGCCGATTCCAACGTCAGCATGCAGACGTTGGCCGATGTTATCGCCAGCTCGATCGGCGGAATGCGCCAGGGGCAGTATACCAACAGGGAGGACAACCGCCGCTACGATGTCCGGATCCGCCTCGAGCCCCACCAGTGGCGGGAGCCGGAGGACGTGGCCGACGTGCCCCTCTGGTCCGGCTACGGAGGGGAGATGATCCGGATCAAGGATATCGCGGAGTTGCGGGTCGTGCCGAAGCTGCTCGATATCACCCGGGAAAATCGGCGGCGGGCGATCACGCTCTTCGCCAACGTGAAGCCCGAGGTCTCCCAGGCGAAGGCGCTGGATGCCGCCCTGGCAATCTGCCGCAAGGAGCTCCCGCCCGGCTATGACGTGGAACCAACCGGCAGCAGCCAGACCGCCAAGGAGACCTTCGCTTCTTTCCCGGTCTCCTTCGCCCTGGGAATCCTGCTGGCCTACATGCTCCTGGGCGCCCAGTTCAACAGCTTCCTCTATCCCCTCGTGGTGCTGGTGGCGATCCCCTTTTCCCTGACGGGGGCCCTTCAGGGCCTCTACCTCACCGGGATGTCCCTGAATATCTACAGCGGGATCGGGATCATCCTCCTGATGGGCCTGGCGATGAAGAACTCGATCCTCCTGGTCGAGTTCTTCAACAAGAAGCGCTTTGAGGAGGCGCTGCCCCTCCCGGAGGCGCTTCTGGATGCGGCTGCGATCCGGCTCCGGCCCATCTTGATGACCTCCTTAGCCACCATTGCGGCGGCACTACCCGCCGCCTTGGGCGTCGGCCCGGGAGCCGAGGTCCGAAAGCCGCTTGCGATCGCCGTGATCGGCGGGATTCTCGTTTCGACGCTTTTCACTCTCTTCGTCGTGCCCTGCGTCTATTCGCTCCTGGCTCCCTTAAGCCGGCGCAAGCGTCTCGAAGAAGTCGAGGCCGAGCTGGCGAAGTCGGGCGATCTAGCGTAG
- a CDS encoding RNA polymerase sigma factor, producing the protein MAAEESEDAELMAQIARGDDNAFRRLIERHQLAVFGTAVKMLQDRFVAEEITQKAFLRVYWAAKRYRPTAKFRTWLFTILRRLVLNELRRRSSADAFVPAGDDPWEGTPSASARSPADSLIDKERLELVERALASLPPNQRLAVVLKSYDDLSYEEIARVLGLSLSATRALLFRARESLRKSLSSLKDIR; encoded by the coding sequence GTGGCGGCGGAAGAATCGGAAGATGCCGAGCTCATGGCGCAGATCGCCAGGGGCGACGATAATGCCTTCCGGCGATTGATCGAGCGGCATCAGCTCGCGGTTTTCGGCACGGCGGTCAAGATGCTGCAGGACCGCTTCGTCGCGGAAGAGATCACGCAAAAGGCATTCCTACGCGTGTATTGGGCGGCCAAGCGGTACCGGCCGACGGCGAAGTTCCGCACTTGGCTCTTCACGATCCTGCGGCGGCTGGTCTTGAACGAGCTGCGCCGCCGGTCTTCTGCCGACGCATTCGTTCCCGCCGGCGACGATCCTTGGGAGGGGACCCCGTCGGCTTCCGCCCGTTCTCCGGCGGATTCGCTGATCGACAAGGAACGGCTCGAGCTGGTTGAGCGCGCCCTCGCCTCGCTTCCTCCGAACCAGAGGCTCGCGGTGGTGCTCAAGAGCTACGACGACCTCTCCTACGAGGAGATCGCGCGGGTCCTCGGCCTCTCGCTCAGCGCCACCCGCGCCCTGCTCTTTCGCGCGCGCGAAAGCTTGCGCAAGAGCTTGTCGTCTCTCAAGGACATCCGATGA
- a CDS encoding efflux RND transporter permease subunit has translation MTLSDLSIRRPVFAWMLMAGLILFGAISLGRLGVSDLPEIDFPVLTINLQWAGAAPEILETSIVDPIEEAVISAQGLRNITSFIEQGQASIILEFELGRPIDAALTEVQSKVSSVKLPYDTTTQVATQTVQPVAQPILTKDNPEEQPILILALSGKDKTLHDLVTYVDLVLHDEFQIVPGVGQIVLAGYNVRNLRVWVDNEKLKPLQLTVLDVQTALQQEQVEVAAGYLENAKREMNVRAMGEGLTPEQVGNIQIKRRGTELIYRSPIHIKDVARVEDGLDDIRRIAVRGGHPVIGLGIKKQPGANSVAVARSVKQKLEEVKRHLPPGFDLQVVYDRTQHIEEAIQETLFTLLLSALVTAVVCYLFLGTWSSTVNVLLSIPTSVLGTFIILYFLGFTLNFFTLLGLSLAIGIIVDDAIMVLENIVRHREMGQGRVLAAQIGAREITFAAVAATVAILAIFLPVAFMRGIVGKYFYQFGTTITAAVALSLLEAITLTPMRCSQLLEDPKRRRGLAWLMDRLFRELSRAYRLILRLCVDHPWLILFTAAILFAFSLRFLALLPKELIPAQDESSFLVRIQTPVGSSIHLTRRKLEECEAIIATHPEVARLFGEVGGFIQRTGASDGNLIDAQVNMGTIYVTLKPKKERKLTQQELGDRLRSELAKIGGVQVGLQDLSIRGFTTGRGFPIEFSVRGRDYKVLREQVAKITGEMKRSGYFVDLDTDFRDGMPEVRVFPDRFAANACAMPIQNIANTVAVAIGGVAQSQFTNGDRRYDIRIRLEGGERVKPEDIQKLFVRTNSNEYMPITSVAHFETVPTFQTIGRRMRERAITVFANVAPGKSQAAALAVARKIAERNVLHGYRVYWSGGAAAFEETFGSLEFALWVGVVVAYMVLASQFNSFVHPFTVLLALPFSLSGALFALWLTHQSINLYSMIGLVLLMGIAKKNSILLVEFANQKRQLDGLPVREALLEAGPIRLRPILMTSVATLAAALPPALAIGPGSESRIPMAITILGGVTVSTFFTLLVVPAAYRVLARLERKPRSPAAPAGRAPASMVWEHAEARQSPDGIP, from the coding sequence ATGACACTCTCCGATCTCTCGATCCGCCGGCCGGTCTTCGCCTGGATGCTGATGGCCGGGCTTATCCTCTTCGGAGCGATCTCTCTGGGCAGGCTGGGGGTCAGCGACCTACCGGAAATCGACTTTCCGGTATTGACCATCAACCTCCAGTGGGCGGGCGCCGCGCCCGAAATCCTGGAGACGTCGATCGTCGATCCGATCGAGGAAGCGGTGATCTCCGCGCAGGGGCTGCGGAACATCACCTCTTTTATCGAGCAGGGGCAAGCGTCGATCATCCTCGAGTTCGAGCTCGGGCGGCCGATCGACGCGGCCTTGACCGAGGTCCAGTCGAAGGTCAGCTCGGTCAAGCTCCCCTACGACACGACGACTCAGGTGGCGACGCAGACCGTGCAGCCGGTCGCGCAGCCGATTCTCACCAAGGATAACCCGGAAGAACAGCCGATCCTGATTCTTGCGCTTTCGGGGAAGGACAAGACCCTCCACGACCTGGTTACCTACGTCGACCTGGTGCTCCACGATGAGTTCCAGATCGTCCCCGGCGTCGGCCAGATCGTATTGGCCGGCTACAACGTCCGCAACCTGCGCGTCTGGGTCGACAACGAGAAGCTCAAGCCGCTGCAGCTCACCGTGCTCGACGTGCAGACCGCCCTCCAGCAGGAGCAGGTCGAAGTGGCGGCCGGCTATCTCGAAAACGCGAAACGGGAGATGAACGTCCGGGCGATGGGAGAAGGGCTGACTCCGGAGCAAGTGGGCAACATCCAGATCAAGAGGCGAGGGACCGAGCTCATCTATCGGTCTCCGATTCACATCAAGGACGTCGCCCGTGTCGAGGACGGGCTCGACGACATCCGGCGGATCGCGGTCCGGGGCGGACATCCGGTGATCGGCTTAGGGATCAAGAAGCAGCCGGGAGCCAACTCGGTAGCGGTCGCCCGGTCGGTCAAGCAAAAGCTGGAGGAGGTCAAGCGCCACTTGCCTCCCGGCTTCGACCTCCAAGTGGTGTATGACCGGACGCAGCATATCGAAGAGGCGATCCAGGAAACGCTCTTCACCCTGCTGCTCTCGGCCCTGGTGACCGCTGTCGTCTGCTATCTTTTCCTCGGAACTTGGAGCTCTACCGTCAACGTTCTCCTCTCGATTCCTACATCGGTGCTCGGAACCTTCATCATCCTCTACTTTTTAGGCTTCACGCTCAACTTCTTCACCCTCCTCGGACTGTCCCTGGCGATCGGCATCATCGTCGATGACGCAATCATGGTGCTGGAGAACATCGTCCGGCATCGAGAGATGGGCCAGGGAAGGGTGCTGGCCGCCCAGATCGGAGCGCGGGAAATCACCTTTGCGGCCGTGGCGGCCACGGTCGCAATCCTGGCGATCTTCCTCCCGGTCGCCTTCATGCGCGGGATTGTCGGCAAGTATTTCTACCAGTTCGGCACGACGATCACGGCGGCCGTCGCGCTTTCGCTCCTCGAGGCGATCACCTTGACCCCCATGCGCTGCTCCCAGCTTCTCGAGGATCCGAAACGGCGCCGAGGGCTGGCGTGGCTCATGGACCGGCTCTTCCGCGAGCTTTCGCGGGCCTACCGGCTCATCCTGCGCCTCTGCGTCGACCACCCCTGGCTGATCCTCTTCACGGCTGCGATCCTCTTCGCGTTCTCGCTGCGCTTCTTGGCGCTCCTTCCCAAGGAGCTGATCCCCGCGCAAGACGAGTCTTCCTTCTTGGTGCGCATCCAAACACCGGTCGGCTCCTCCATTCACTTGACCCGGAGGAAGCTGGAGGAGTGCGAGGCGATCATCGCGACCCACCCGGAGGTCGCGCGCCTCTTTGGCGAGGTCGGAGGCTTCATTCAGCGGACGGGGGCCAGCGACGGCAACTTGATCGACGCCCAGGTCAACATGGGCACGATTTACGTGACGCTCAAGCCCAAGAAGGAGCGGAAGCTTACCCAGCAGGAGCTGGGAGACCGGCTCCGATCCGAGCTCGCCAAGATCGGGGGAGTCCAGGTGGGCCTGCAAGACTTGTCGATCCGGGGATTTACCACCGGGCGCGGATTCCCGATCGAATTTTCGGTGCGCGGCCGGGACTACAAGGTGCTCCGGGAGCAGGTCGCCAAGATCACGGGCGAGATGAAGCGATCCGGCTACTTCGTCGACCTTGACACCGACTTCCGGGATGGGATGCCCGAGGTCCGCGTCTTCCCCGACCGGTTCGCCGCCAATGCCTGCGCGATGCCGATCCAAAATATCGCCAACACGGTGGCGGTCGCCATCGGCGGCGTGGCCCAGAGCCAGTTCACCAACGGGGATCGGCGCTACGATATTCGGATTCGGCTCGAGGGGGGAGAGCGGGTCAAGCCCGAGGATATCCAGAAGCTCTTCGTCCGGACCAACTCCAACGAATACATGCCGATCACCTCGGTCGCCCATTTTGAAACCGTACCGACCTTCCAGACGATCGGCCGGCGGATGCGGGAGCGGGCGATCACGGTCTTCGCCAACGTCGCCCCGGGAAAATCCCAGGCAGCGGCGCTGGCCGTTGCCCGGAAGATCGCCGAACGGAACGTCCTCCATGGTTACCGGGTCTACTGGAGCGGCGGTGCCGCCGCCTTCGAAGAGACCTTCGGCAGCCTCGAATTCGCTCTTTGGGTGGGAGTCGTCGTCGCCTACATGGTGCTCGCCTCCCAGTTCAACAGCTTCGTCCATCCCTTCACCGTCCTGCTGGCTCTTCCGTTCAGCTTGAGCGGAGCTCTTTTCGCTCTCTGGCTGACGCATCAGTCGATCAACCTCTACAGCATGATCGGCCTGGTGCTCCTCATGGGAATCGCCAAGAAGAATTCGATCCTGCTCGTCGAGTTCGCCAACCAGAAGCGGCAGCTCGACGGGCTGCCCGTCCGCGAAGCGCTGCTGGAAGCGGGGCCGATCCGGCTCCGCCCGATTCTGATGACCTCGGTTGCGACGCTGGCGGCGGCACTTCCGCCGGCCCTGGCGATCGGCCCCGGCTCCGAGAGCCGGATTCCGATGGCGATCACGATTCTCGGAGGCGTGACGGTTTCCACCTTCTTCACTCTCCTTGTCGTGCCGGCGGCCTACCGCGTGCTCGCCCGGCTGGAGAGAAAGCCGCGTTCCCCTGCCGCTCCGGCCGGCCGGGCGCCGGCTTCGATGGTTTGGGAGCATGCGGAGGCCCGGCAGAGCCCGGACGGAATCCCGTGA